From a single Brassica napus cultivar Da-Ae chromosome C9, Da-Ae, whole genome shotgun sequence genomic region:
- the BNAANNG33040D gene encoding FCS-Like Zinc finger 15 produces the protein MVGLSIILESTNNNNNNNTLSTPKPHQVVNKSAVMVSSDLRRGNCYLSSGFLEHCFLCRKKLLPAKDIYMYKGDRAFCSVECRSKQMTMDEEVEEESLTRENCSFTAVNTTTSDSSSGGHRRDPGNRAGGGFAF, from the exons ATGGTGGGACTAAGTATTATTTTGGAGTCgactaacaacaacaacaacaacaacactctcagtactCCTAAACCGCATCAAGTCGTTAACAAATCCGCCGTCATGGTCTCCTCCGATCTCCGCCGTGGAAATTGTTATCTGAGTTCTGGGTTTCTCGAACATTGTTTTCTCTGCAGAAAGAAGCTTCTTCCAGCGAAAGATATCTACATGTATAA AGGTGATAGAGCGTTCTGTAGCGTGGAGTGTAGATCGAAGCAGATGACCATGGAcgaagaagtagaagaagaaagcttGACTAGAGAGAACTGTTCGTTTACGGCTGTTAATACGACGACGTCTGACTCGTCTTCAGGCGGTCACCGTCGGGATCCGGGGAACCGAGCAGGCGGCGGTTTCGCTTtctga